The Thermoanaerobaculia bacterium genome has a segment encoding these proteins:
- a CDS encoding MBL fold metallo-hydrolase, giving the protein MSRIVVAAAVIAACAAAASPASALPAAGKKAPSAPKPAPAPGAASQAASLRAPRKVAEGVWAEMTKGGANAGWFTFGDSVVAVDAGRTDADAEQLLADIASTTGKKKVSYLILTNDFAPHAGGAAVFVKRGATIVCQENFAGGFQALLAKAGAPGSAAVLGVTTRLVLARPDRDVIVRHLGPADSAGDLAVLIGKEKVLFSGDLAESVLLPPLFSKSIDPDGWLSALTLLGNLNPKALVPGYGPIGLPSGILATRDYLEHAITVAQTLVREKIKDDFIATRIAEPDMKIQKLPPELEKNHEANIQALVAFYRSKAGAAPKKP; this is encoded by the coding sequence ATGAGCCGTATCGTCGTTGCGGCCGCCGTCATCGCCGCATGCGCGGCGGCGGCGTCCCCAGCCTCGGCGCTCCCCGCCGCCGGGAAAAAAGCGCCGTCCGCCCCGAAACCGGCGCCCGCCCCCGGAGCCGCGTCGCAAGCGGCGTCGCTGCGGGCTCCGCGGAAGGTCGCCGAGGGCGTCTGGGCCGAGATGACGAAAGGGGGCGCCAACGCCGGGTGGTTCACGTTCGGCGATTCGGTCGTCGCCGTCGACGCCGGCCGCACGGACGCCGACGCGGAGCAGCTGCTCGCCGACATCGCGTCGACGACCGGGAAGAAGAAGGTCTCCTACCTGATCCTGACCAACGACTTCGCACCCCACGCCGGCGGCGCCGCGGTCTTCGTAAAGCGCGGCGCGACGATCGTCTGCCAGGAGAATTTCGCGGGCGGATTCCAGGCCCTCCTCGCCAAGGCAGGCGCCCCGGGGTCCGCCGCGGTCCTCGGAGTCACCACACGCCTCGTCCTCGCCCGTCCCGACCGGGACGTCATCGTCCGGCATCTCGGTCCGGCCGACAGCGCGGGCGACCTCGCCGTCCTGATCGGCAAGGAAAAGGTCCTCTTCTCGGGAGATCTCGCGGAATCGGTCCTCCTTCCGCCGCTCTTCTCGAAGAGCATCGACCCGGACGGCTGGCTCTCGGCGTTGACGCTGCTCGGCAATCTGAACCCGAAGGCGCTCGTTCCGGGGTACGGTCCGATCGGTCTCCCGAGCGGCATCCTGGCGACGCGAGACTATCTCGAGCACGCGATCACGGTCGCGCAGACGCTCGTCCGCGAGAAGATCAAGGACGACTTCATTGCGACCCGGATCGCGGAACCGGACATGAAGATCCAGAAGCTGCCGCCGGAGCTCGAAAAGAATCACGAGGCGAACATTCAGGCGCTCGTCGCCTTCTACAGGAGCAAGGCGGGGGCCGCGCCGAAAAAACCGTGA